Proteins from one Listeria weihenstephanensis genomic window:
- a CDS encoding Rgg/GadR/MutR family transcriptional regulator, which yields MKKTIGQTLKELRINLNLTQNQVCSEDLSRSALSKIESDNMNPSYQVILLVSQRLGIPYNEIVYIQNNFQLTQKERIIYDFKRLRNSTYQDAFTKLNQDISAFLKIQNDRDIKELQAVLQAISAFQQSQNFSVPTETVQFIWTRLEKQDDWQELDIYILSHIFFIFEVDTAKNIVKQLLTQIEKYRYFGLGDGLKVSVLLNMATFLKLNGRLIEADVYVSDALELAIIQHEPLMKLAAMYRQSEIMFIKGYKEKAQRQAQHVFSALILLEETNLYRNWNEEWLKIVNSDLIAKAY from the coding sequence GTGAAAAAAACAATTGGACAAACATTAAAAGAATTGCGTATTAACTTGAATTTAACCCAAAACCAAGTCTGCTCAGAAGACCTCTCTCGCTCTGCACTCTCAAAAATTGAATCTGACAACATGAATCCTAGCTATCAAGTCATCTTACTCGTTTCACAGCGCCTAGGAATCCCATACAATGAGATCGTTTACATCCAAAACAACTTCCAACTAACGCAAAAAGAGCGAATCATCTACGACTTTAAACGTCTCAGAAACTCCACATATCAAGATGCTTTTACCAAGCTAAATCAGGATATTTCAGCATTTTTAAAGATACAAAATGATCGTGATATTAAAGAACTCCAAGCCGTCCTACAAGCTATTTCTGCATTTCAACAATCACAAAATTTTTCCGTGCCAACAGAGACTGTACAATTTATTTGGACACGATTAGAAAAACAAGATGATTGGCAAGAACTCGATATTTACATTTTATCGCATATTTTCTTCATTTTCGAAGTCGATACGGCTAAAAATATTGTAAAACAACTACTCACTCAGATAGAAAAGTACCGTTATTTTGGTTTGGGGGATGGGCTCAAAGTTAGTGTACTACTTAATATGGCTACTTTTTTGAAGTTGAATGGCCGGCTAATCGAAGCAGATGTATACGTGTCAGATGCACTAGAGCTCGCCATAATTCAGCACGAGCCTCTAATGAAGCTCGCAGCCATGTACCGTCAATCCGAAATTATGTTCATAAAAGGCTACAAAGAAAAAGCTCAGCGCCAGGCTCAGCATGTCTTTTCTGCTCTTATTTTACTAGAGGAAACCAACCTATATCGCAATTGGAACGAAGAATGGCTGAAAATAGTAAATAGCGACCTGATAGCTAAGGCTTATTAG
- a CDS encoding cyclic nucleotide-binding domain-containing protein, producing MENNNFIELQKGDKLAGNGEYIVLSGYLACHMSNHLLRFLREGERVMLDDRLLPKELGYSACTAVRLLKLDRSMASVLTEGRYREFEKELLSLMVERMDLLTLQKKQRLVRTLLKLGKEVGVLEGENCRIPKVWSQLELASYINCTREYLLCQKRILKEEGVILDSYQWVLMDWDKWVGKELSHSI from the coding sequence ATGGAGAATAATAATTTTATAGAGCTCCAAAAAGGGGATAAGTTAGCGGGAAACGGGGAATATATCGTCTTGTCTGGATATTTAGCATGCCATATGTCCAATCACTTGCTACGATTTTTAAGAGAAGGCGAACGCGTGATGTTGGACGATCGGCTTTTGCCAAAGGAGTTGGGATATAGCGCGTGCACGGCAGTTAGACTATTAAAATTAGATAGAAGTATGGCCAGTGTATTAACAGAAGGGCGATATCGGGAGTTTGAGAAAGAACTACTGAGCTTAATGGTGGAGCGTATGGATTTGCTGACGTTACAGAAAAAACAGCGATTAGTCAGAACTCTTTTGAAGTTAGGGAAAGAAGTTGGGGTTTTAGAAGGCGAAAATTGCCGTATTCCGAAAGTCTGGAGTCAATTGGAATTGGCAAGCTATATCAATTGCACGAGGGAATATTTGCTCTGTCAAAAGCGGATATTAAAAGAAGAGGGAGTCATATTAGATAGCTATCAATGGGTGTTGATGGATTGGGATAAATGGGTGGGGAAAGAGTTAAGTCACAGTATTTAG